In Vanessa atalanta chromosome 3, ilVanAtal1.2, whole genome shotgun sequence, one genomic interval encodes:
- the LOC125077157 gene encoding zinc finger protein SNAI2: protein MLVEDSQTARALLSKKYAHCPLKKRPVLVREERPATPPTTPPHPAHLATRLYYDYHCETENDEPENLSTKPEDLSRTGNYPSKATSPIATAIIKAEPKEWPQQQLEYLAACRARLEPMPTELARPTPQYAYLPTLYPAYPMEELYSAAPSLSPPTHPQLYARYSPASPPSSISPPPCPEDLRSPGSVSSDSGVSVSAPRRPRYQCPDCAKSYSTYSGLSKHQQYHCAAAEGSLARKSFSCKYCAKVYTSLGALKMHIRTHTLPCKCHLCGKAFSRPWLLQGHIRTHTGEKPFSCHHCRRAFADRSNLRAHLQTHSDVKKYSCTGCGKTFSRMSLLSKHLEGGCGAPGTSPYEYRGETLPTTHAHQQHPPPATVHAY from the exons ATGCTCGTGGAAGATTCGCAGACTGCTAGAGCATTGTTATCGAAAAAATATGCGCACTGTCCGCTGAAGAAGCGGCCGGTGCTGGTTCGGGAGGAGCGTCCAGCGACGCCGCCCACTACACCGCCTCACCCCGCCCACTTAGCTACGCGACTTTATTACGATTATCATT GTGAAACAGAAAACGATGAACCGGAAAATCTCAGCACAAAGCCGGAAGACTTGTCTAGAACTGGCAACTACCCCAGCAAAGCAACTTCACCTATTGCCACAGCAATAATAAAAGCTGAACCAAAAGAATGGCCTCAGCAACAGCTAGAATACCTTGCAGCTTGTCGCGCTCGTTTAGAACCTATGCCCACCGAACTCGCACGGCCGACACCTCAATATGCATATCTGCCAACACTCTACCCTGCATACCCTATGGAAGAACTATACTCTGCTGCGCCATCTCTTTCTCCTCCTACGCATCCACAACTTTACGCTAGGTACTCGCCAGCCTCACCACCTTCCTCTATTTCGCCACCACCTTGCCCAGAAGACCTTCGATCTCCCGGTTCAGTGTCCTCTGATTCTGGAGTTTCTGTATCTGCTCCGCGCCGTCCACGCTATCAGTGCCCGGATTGTGCGAAATCTTATTCGACGTACTCTGGACTTTCGAAACATCAACAGTATCATTGTGCTGCAGCAGAAGGAAGTCTCGCGAGAAAATCATTTAGCTGCAAGTATTGCGCTAAAGTATATACATCACTGGGCGCCTTGAAGATGCACATCAGAACTCATACTTTGCCGTGCAAATGTCATTTATGTGGAAAGGCTTTCTCGAGACCCTGGTTGTTACAGGGACACATTCGAACCCATACTGGTGAAAAACCGTTTTCTTGCCATCATTGCCGTCGTGCATTCGCTGATAGATCTAATTTACGTGCACATTTACAAACTCACTCAGACGTTAAGAAATACTCGTGCACCGGGTGTGGTAAGACCTTTTCGCGCATGTCGTTGTTAAGTAAACATTTAGAGGGAGGATGTGGCGCGCCCGGTACGTCTCCGTACGAGTATCGCGGTGAAACTCTCCCAACGACGCACGCGCATCAACAACATCCGCCACCTGCGACGGTTCATGCTTATTGA